From the genome of Legionella beliardensis:
ACTTTAGAACCAGTTCATCAAACATGACATCTGATTCATCATATCTTTTCATTTTATATAGTAAATGAGCATAAACTAATTGCGCTTGAACACCATCATCCTTCATTAAGGGCGAGTTGTTAATGAGTGTTTCTGCTAGGTTTAAGTGATTATGCTTGATTAATAATTGGGCATATTTATCGAATAGCTGTAAATTGGCTGTATCTAGCTCATAAGCATTTTTTGCTTCTAATAGAATTTTATCCGTTATATTTAAAAGAGCAGTGGAATTATCACCTGCTTCTGTGATCATAGCCATTTTTCCCTTAAGTTTGATAGCATTTCATAGAAAAATCTCCTCTAGAGGAGATTTTTACTAGTTTATAATTTGCAAATCATAGTTATAAATGATGTGTCAGGCATTGATAATATTAGCTTTTTTAAATTTTCTAAAAGCCCCACGCGTATCAATAATTAATTTTGCATTTTCAGCAATCAACTCATAGTCGAAAGCCTGATGTGCTGTAGCTAACACAATGCAATCATAGCTGCTAATTGCAGAAGCAGTTAATTCCACACTCGCTAAATCAAAGTTGTGCTCACGCATCTGTGGGAAAACGGGGACATGTGGATCGGAATAACTAATCAATGCTCCTCGTTCTTGCAGCAATTCCATTATTTCTATTGAAGGCGATTCCCGAACATCATCAACATCTTTTTTATAAGCAAGGCCAAGTACAAGAATGCGACTATTTTTTATAGGCTGTTCTTGTTGATTCATAGCATGAGCAACTTTATTGACAACCCAATGTGGCATGTGGCTATTAATTTCTCCTGCGAGCTCAATAAAGCGTGTGTGTATGCCATATTCACGAGCCTTCCAAGTTAAATAAAACGGATCTATTGGAATGCAGTGTCCTCCTATACCTGGTCCTGGGTTATAGGCGACAAATCCAAAAGGTTTAGTGGATGCTGCTTCTATTACTTCGTGAATATCAATATTCATTTTATCAGCTAATATTTTAATTTCATTGACTAAGCCAATATTGACTGAGCGATGAATATTTTCAAGCAGCTTAGTCATTTCAGCTACTTTAGTATTTGAAACAGAAACAACGTGATTAATAATTGAGGAATATAAAGCATGGCCTGCTGCTTGGCAATTTGCAGTATCACCGCCGCATACTTTAGGTATTGTTTCAGTAGAATAATTAGGGTTGCCTGGGTCTTCACGTTCTGGCGAATAAACAAGAAAAATATCCTGACCCACTATTAGACCGGTGCTCTCAATTCTTGGCTTTAATTCTTCTTCGGTGGTACCAGGGTAAGTTGTGCTTTCTAAGGAAAGTAGTTGTCCTTTTTGTAAATAAGGCTGTAGAGAGTCCATCGTTTGCAAGACAAAGCTTAAATCAGGTTCTCTATACTTATTTAAAGGTGTTGGAACACAAAGTATAATAGCATCTGCCTCAGCCGCTTTTGCAAAATCAGAAGTAGCATTAAAAAGATGTTTAACTCGTTTAATTCGTTCATCCGAGATATGTTTGATATATGAAACGCCTTGATTCAATAATTCGTTTTTGTTATCATCCACGTCGATGCCATAAACGCGATAGCCAACTTCTGTAAATCGCAACATCAAGGGCAGGCCAACATAACCTAGTCCAACAATAGCGATGATAGCTTCTTTGCTCTTAATCTTGTCTATTAAGTTATTTAACATACTATTTCATCCTTGATTTTATTGATTAAATGACGGGGTTTCCTACTTTGTAATAAGATTTATACCAGTTAACAAAATTGTTTATTCCCATTTGAATTGGTGTATCTGGCTTAAACCCTACCCATTGATTAAGTGCGTCCGTATTTGCAGCAGTAGCGGGTACATCACCAGGTTGCATAGGTAGGTAATTTTTTTGTGCCTCTATACCTAGGGCCTCTTCGAGCGCCGAGATATAAGTGATTAGCGGGATTGGATTATTATTACCGATATTAAAAACACGGTAAGGGGCATTGCTAGTTGCAGGGTCAGGCTTTACTGAATTAAATTTGTCATCAGGTGTAGCTGGTTTATGCGTAACCCTGACAATGCCTTCAACAATATCATCAATATAGGTAAAATCTCGTATCATCTTACCATGGTTATAAATATCTATTGGTTTGCCTTCTAATATGGCTTGTGTAAACTTAAATAAAGCCATATCAGGTCGACCCCAAGGACCATATACGGTAAAAAAGCGCAGCCCCGTAGTGGGTAGATTATATAAGTGGCTGTAAGTGTGAGCCATTAATTCATTGGCTTTTTTGGTGGCAGCATACAGGCTTATTGGGTGATCAATATTTTGAGACTCATCAAAGGGTAGGCAAGTATTGCTGCCATAAACACTGGAACTACTTGCATACGCTAAATGATTAACATCATTATACCTGCATCCTTCTAAAATATTCATAAACCCTTGAATATTAGAATCTATATAAGCATGAGGATTTATTAGAGAATAGCGAACGCCCGCTTGAGCTGCTAAATGCACTACTCTGTCTGGTTTCTCCGCAGCAAACAATTCTTCAATAGCTTGCTTATCAGCAACATCTACTTCAAAGAATTTAAAATCTGGGCTAGAAGTTAGCTGTGCTAAGCGTGCTTTTTTTAAATTTACGTCATAATAATTGTTAAGATTATCAATACCAACAACTTCGTGACCATCGAGTAAGAAACGCAATGTAGTATGCATTCCTATAAAACCCGCACATCCCGTGAGTAAAATTTTCATTTATTTCCTTAGTTGCTGGGGCGATTTCTACATAACTATGTATGTCAACCCATCGTAAATAGTGATAAAAGAATTGATTATAAACTAACCAAAACCTCCTAGGTTAAAACTAGTTTCTTTTAGTAACTATAAATTATCATAACTTGTTGATCAATAGAGAATAAATTAATTCTTGATGAATTTGTCGCTTATTAGCCCTCGAACTATTTCATAATTTAAGCTTTATATTCCAGAATTATGTGAAGCTAATGGCATAGCGATAACTAGTCTTAGAAGATAAAACAGCAAAGAAGCCGGCCGCAGGATGCGGCACAATGCGGCTTCATTTAATTTAGTGATTAGGCGATAATTGATAGAATTAAAAATAACCTTGTAGCAGAAATTATTTTATTTTTTTCTCTTTAAATATAACGTGCTTACGAACAATTGGATCGTACTTTTTAAATTCTAATTTATCAGGACAATTTCTAGGATTCTTTGTCGTAGTTACAAAATAACCTGTACCTGCGGTAGACTCCATTTTGACTTTAATAGTGACAGCTGCCATGGTCGTTCGTTCCTCTTAATTTAAACTTTTTCGCCTTTTTCGCGTAATATATCAATAACGGCTTTAATGCCTTTTTTATCAATAATGCGCATACCTTTCATGCTTACTTTTAATGTAACAAAGCGATTTTCCTCTTCAACCCAAAATCGGCGTTGTTGAATGTTAGGTAGAAAGCGTCGTTTAGTTTTATTATTGGCGTGTGATACATTATGACCAGTCATGGGCCGCTTGCCAGTAACTTGACATACTCTTGACATGCTGTTACTCCAAATTTTTCTAAATAAAACCATAACTGAAAATCCAAAACCATTAAACCTAGGAATTGGCTCAGTGTTAGGCAAAGAGCGCTTTTATAACAAAAAACGAAAAAATTTGCAATCAATAAGGGAGTTTTTTACCCTTTTTTTATTAAACCATTTGTTTAACCGCCATCTTTTACTTTATTGCTACCTTATAACTTAAGGTAAACGCCATTCCTCGAAATAGTTATCCCAGAGGTCTCTTAAAAAGCTTAACTCACTAAAAAGGTGACTAGTAATTACTATTATAGGCAATCAGCGTATAATTGTTATTTTTTGATGAGATAGTTATATTTATATGCAACAAACAATTAAAAGTTTTGTCATTAGGGCTGGGCGGGTCAGTAAACGACAGCAATTTGCACTTGATAATTTGTTAGAGCCCTATTTGTTAGCGATAGATGGTCGCACTTGGGATTTTCAGGCTATCTTTAATCGCGTATCTAACACCGTGATTGAAATTGGTTTTGGTATGGGGGCTTCTCTAATTGCCATGGCAAAGCAAAACCCGCAGACGAATTTTATTGGTATTGAAGTGCATCGAGCCGGTGTAGGGAGCTTAGTTGCTGATTTGCATGACAATGATATAAATAATGTACGTGTGGCTATGTATGATGCTGTTTTTGTTTTAGAGCAGCAGATTAAGGCAGACTCATTACAAGGTGTGCAGATTTTTTTCCCCGATCCTTGGCATAAAAAAAGGCACCACAAACGACGCTTAATTCAGCCTAACTTCGTTAAATTAGTTGCAGAGCGTCTTAAACCAGGTGGTTTTTTGCATTGTGCTACTGATTGGCAAGATTATGCTGAATCTATGCAAGAAGTCTTGTCGGCTGAATCAACCTTAGAAAATAGTCAACCTCAGGGTGGGTTCGCCCCAAGACCCAGCCAGCGGCCTATCACTAAATTCGAATTGCGCGGCAATCGCCTAGGTCATGGCGTGTGGGACTTAATCTATCTTAAAAAGAACAGTTAAGTTTTGGCTAGTTGCGCATTGAATCATAATTATGGTGAACTCATATCGTGATATGTTATTAAAAGTAATGGTTGGCTAGATTTTTTCTAGCCTGAGTTCATAGACTGTTTTTTTAACGTCTGAATATGAAGAGGTAATATATGGATATATTTAACGAGTTAGCGCAGCATTTTGAGGCCATTGATGATTTTAAGAGGTTTATTGATAGCCAATTAGCGGTTGACCCGCAATTTTTAGAGCGTACTTTTTGGCTAGATGGTCAGCAGGTAGCTATTTTAAATTATTTAATTCAACAACATGAAATTGAGAATAGAAATTTAATTGAATTTATTAACTACCTTTTTGTAAAAGGTATAGACACCTATTTGCACCAGCCAATTCACTTAACATTAAAACTTAAAAAAGTTGATTTGCTCTCACTATTGTTAACTAAAATACCGCATCTTTCTCAAGGTAGTAGGGCAAGTCAACATGCCTTAAATTCTTATGATGAAACCGGGCAAACAATGCTATCTCATGCAATTGAATCAGGCGATGTGAGTGTTTTTACTAGAATCTTTGCGCTTAATTTAAATATTCATCAGGCAAGTAGGGTGTCCGTTGCAGACGGTATGCAAGGATTTTTACAGCCATTGCAGCAAGCAGTTGCAGTAAATTTTCCTGAAGCAGTAGATAAACTGCTTAATGCTGGCGCACAAGTAGACAATCCATGCCTAGATATTAAAGAAACTCCCTTATTATTAGCAGCACATTTAGGTAAAATTGATGCTCTAAAAGTTTTATTAAATCATCCGCGCGCAAGTGCTATCGTTGAACAACAAACCAATAATAAAAATGCAGAGGGGCATACTGCTATTGAGTTATTATGTAGACGTTTACAAGAAAATAAAGAGCCAGAGCAAGCTTTAAAGGGCATTGCCATGTTATTATGTCATGGGACGCCTGCGCCTACTAACGAACTATTTCGTGATTTATTAACTACCCACAGAGTTAAGCTTGTAAAAGCGGTAAAAGAATACACGGCAGATGGCCATGCGAGTATTAAATTTTTACGAGCAAGCCATGATAAAAATAATGCCCTGCACGGTATCGTTTATTCAGGTAAAACCTGGTCGCAAATGGTAAAAAAATTCTTTGGGGTTACCGATCGCTTAGCGTTTAAGTGTGAGAAGCTATTTCTTTTAGATGTCAATCACAGTCAAGCTGATCAAGATGAGCAATTGTTTGCGAGTTTTGTAAAAAGGTATCGAGAAAGTATTAAACGATCAACTTTCTATTCTCCATGGAGTGAGATGCTCTCGAAAATTACCACAGGACAAGTTAATAATTGGACTGATGTTTGTCAATATGCAAAAGATTATCCAAGCACGCGTACGGCTCGTATTGTGGAGGAGATGACTAAGCCTGAGCCTGAAGTTTATGTTAATTTATCAAATTTATAATTGGGACTTTGCATAAATACTTAATATTCTACGGAATAACGTTTTTGGCTGCCATAAATGTTAGTTTATAATAATAATTTTTGTGGCAATTTGCTGAAAAGTTGTCACAATTCTCTTATACCCTTGCTTAAAATTTAGGTAAGCCCTAGAATTCTAGCTTTCTTTTTAAATTAAGAAGGCGGAGAGACCAATGGGATGGAATGAGCCAGAGAATGATAAAGATCCATGGACTGGCAAAAAACAGCCACCAGATTTAGACGAGGCTTTAAAGCGCTTTCAAAGTAAATTAAAAAAAGCCTTTAGAGGCGGGAATAAAGCACCAGATGATCCAGAAGAACCCAATGGTGGCGCTGTTGCAGCAAAGGGAAATGGCGGTCTAATCGCTTTAATAGTTTTATTAATTCTCTTTATTTTATGGGCCTTATCTGGGATTTTTATTGTTGATCCTGCCGAGCAAGCTGCTATTTTGCGTTTTGGCAAATACATTAAAACAGTAGGGCCTGGGCCTCATTGGATACCTCGCTTAATTGATTCTAAGATTGTGGTTAATGTTGAGCGTGTTTCTGATTACTCCTATTCAGCACAAATGCTGACTAAGGATGAAAACTTAGTTGCTGTGTCTTTAGTTGTTCAATATCGTATTGGCGATTTACAGGCTTATTTATTTAATGTCACTGATCCCGAAGAAAGTCTGCAACAAGCAACCTCAAGTGCATTACGCCATGTAGTCGGTTTAACGACACTCGATGAAATCATTACTGAGGGGCGGGAAGCTTGGGGGAATAACGTTTATGATTCCTTAGTAAAAATATTAGATACTTATAAAACAGGCATCGTCATTGTAAATGTGGCACCACAACCAGCTCGTGCGCCTGAAAATGTACAAGATGCTTTCGATGATGCAATTAAAGCGCAGGAAGATGAAAAGAGATTTAAACAACAAGCTCGCGCTTATCAGGCTCGAGTTGTGCCCATTGCTCAAGGTAATGCAAAGCGCGTCATTGAAGAAGCACAAGCTTATGCTAGACAAGTCGTGTTACGTGCCAAGGGTGAGGTCGCTGAGTTTTTAGCTCTCTTACCTTTCTATGTGCAGTCGCCTTTTGTTACATCAGAACGCATGTATTTGGATACCATGCAAAAAGTATTAACTCAAGCCAATAAAGTGATTGTAGAAGCAAAGGCTGGTAATTTAATTTATCTACCCCTAGATAAACTTACTACCGCTCTACCTACGAATGCCAATCAAAGTATTGTAGAAGGTAGCGATGCTGTCGCAGAGCAATCCCTAGGTGTTAATAATAATGACAATACAAAAGTAATTCGCAATACCATTAGACAAACTCTCCGTCCAGGAAGGAGTGAATAAATGAATGTATTAAAAACACTATTGGGGATACTTGCTTTTTTTATTTTGATGCTGTTCTTAGCAAGTGTATTTACAATACAACAAGGGCAACAGGGTATTTTACTTCGCTTAGGTCGATTAGTTAATGATTCACAGACTAAACAAGCCAAAGTGCTGCAACCAGGCTTGCATGTGAAAGTACCATTTATTGAAAGTGTTAGGGTGTTTGATACACGCTTACAAACGTTAGATATTAAATCTTCACGCATTGTTACGCGTGAGAAAAAGGACGTTATTGTTGATTATTACGTTAAGTGGCGTATTGCAAACTTAGCTCATTACTTTATATCAACTGGAGGTAATGAATTTAAAGCAGAAACGCTTCTTGAGCAGCAACTGAATACGTTTTTAAGGGCTGAATTTGGTAAGCGCACGATTTCTGACTTAGTTTCTGGCCGTGATGATGTCATGATTTTATTAAGGGAAAAAGCAGAGCAGCAGGCACGCGGTTTAGGTATTGACGTGGTTGATGTAAGAGTTAAAGGCATTGAGCTGCCACCGAATACGAGTAATGCTGTTTATCAGTTAATGCGTGCTGACATGCAAAAAATTGCTAACCGCCATCGTGCTGACGGTATCGCTGAGGCTGAAGCCATTCAAGCATCAGCTGATGCTGAGGTGACTATTTTAATTGCTCAGGCTAAAAGCCAAGGTGAAATTATAAGAGCACAAGGGCAAGCGGAGGCTGCGGCTATTTACAATAATGCTTTTAGCCAAAATCAAGATTTCTTTGCTTTTTACCGTAGTTTGAAAGCATACGAGGCTAGCCTAACTAATGATCATACGTTACTCGTGTTAGATCAAAGCAGTGCTTTTTTTGACTACTTTAAGCATTCTTTGATAAAAGGTATTGGAGTAGAAAAGAAAACCGGATTATAATTATTAGTTTTGGTCATTAAACGAACCTTATCCCGTAAAGTGCGCAAGCATTTGTACGGGATCTAGATAGAATAAACTGCCGTTAAATTACAAGTGAGTTGGTATCTGTAACAACTGCGTTAATTTATTGCTATTTAATTTTGAGTTAAGAACAGGTTAAGTGTACTTAACCTTTTTTTTTGCGGAGGCTATGTACGTGTTAATCAACTTTCTTTCAGCCTTAGCCTTAGTATTTGTTCTAGAGGGATTAATGCCATTTGGTTTTCCAAAGCGCTGGAAGCATTTATTAAGCAAAGTCATTATTCAGGATGAAAGGATATTGCGTATTATAGGTTTACTAAGTATGTTAGCAGGAGTAATACTCCTTACTATTGTTCACCAATTTGCAGAATAAGAGTTAATTATGGGTAAAAATGTCGTAATTGTGGGAACCCAATGGGGTGATGAAGGTAAGGGTAAAATTGTAGATCTCTTAACCAGAGATGTTCAGGTTGTAGTTCGCTATCAAGGTGGGCACAATGCAGGCCACACACTTAAAATTAATGGCGAGAAAACGGTTTTAAGATTAATTCCTTCGGGTATATTGCGCGCCCATGTGCAATGTTACATAGGTAATGGTGTTGTTTTATCGCCTAAGGATTTATTAAAAGAAATCAACGAACTTGAAAGCAAAGGCATTGAAGTTCGCCAGCGCCTACATATCAGTCAATCATGCCCGCTTATTTTGCCTACTCACGTCGCATTAGATAAAGCGAGAGAAACAGGTAATACAGCTATTGGTACCACAGGCCGAGGTATTGGCCCTGCTTATGAAGATAAAATTGCCAGGAGAGCGCTCAAAGTTAATGATCTTTTGAACATGGAAAAATTTACTGAGAAATTAAAGGAATTATTACATTATCATAATTTTATGTTAAAAAATTATTATGAGCAGCCTGAAGTAGAATTACAGCCCATCTTAGATGATGCTCTAATTTGGGCGCAAGAGCTACAAGCAATGGTTTGTGATGTAACTAATCGATTACATAAGCATCGTAAGCAAGGTGATTCTATTTTATTTGAAGGGGCGCAAGGCATTCATTTAGATATCGATCATGGCACATACCCTTATGTTACATCGTCTAATACTTGTGTAGGTAGTGTGGTGAATGGTGCCGGTTTTGGACCAGGTTATTTAGATTACATATTAGGTATTGCAAAAGCTTACACAACTCGAGTTGGTGGCGGGCCTTTTCCAACCGAGCTTAATGATGATGTGGGCAAGCGCTTAGCTGAGCGCGGTAATGAATTTGGTGCAGTTACCGGGCGGCCAAGACGTTGTGGATGGCTAGATATTGTCTTGTTAAGACGCTCTATTGATATTAATAGTATTTCTGGCCTCTGCTTAACTAAATTAGATGTTCTTGATGGTTTAGATACTCTGCAGATTGCAACAGGTTATCGTAATTCCCGCGGTGAATTAATTACCGATTTTCCACAAGCAGCAGATGATTTTGAAGGACTAGAGCCTGTTTATGAAGAAATGCCAGGTTGGCAAGAATCAACAGCTGATCTAACGTCTGTCGATGCGCTTCCTGCAAATGCTAAAGCCTATATCGCTAGAATTGAAGAACTTTTAGGTGTTCCTATTGATATTTTATCAACGGGCCCTGAGCGTGATTCGACAATGATATTACGTAATCCATTTGCAGATTAATAAATAACGATAGTAAACCCTGGTAAGTTTTTATGTCAGAGCAAAAAATATTGGTAGTCTGGTCTAATTACTATGAGCAGCTAGCAGAAAAACAATTAGAGAGCTGCCTTAAGCTCCTTAAAGAATCACACTATCGCTACCATGTTGAAACAGTAGAAGCCGGTACCTATGAAATTCCTGCGGTCATGCAATACTATCATCAGAACAAGCCATTTAATGGCTATATTCCGCTTAGTTTATTACTGAAAGGGCGAACCGATCATTATGAATTTATATGGGAGCACGTAAAAGAGTGCTTTATCAAATTTGCCCTTGATGGTCTTTTGCTAGGTAATGGTATTATTTCCGCGCCTAGCTTAGACATTTTACAAGAACGAGTAGCAAATGGGGAAAGAGTAAAAGAAGCTTTTCAGGCTGTGGATTACTTAATTCGTCTTAAGAACAGACAAATTTTTTCTAAAAATACGTCTGTTTAATTAAGGTATTTAGTTGCTACTACTTTATTAAGTATGATTTTCTTCTAAATTAAATTTAAATCTTAGGGTATATTTGTTGTTTATCGTAGCCTTGATGAAGCAAAGCGTAATCAAGGGCTTGAAGGGAACGTTATTACCCCTATTTATTAAATTATCCTTGCTTACCCTTATAACTATTTTCAAATGCTTGCAATTTTAGCGCAAGATTTCTTTGAAGCGTTGCCTTTTCACTACTTTTAATAAAGTTTAAGCAAGTTTTGCTGGTTAACTCTTTACAGGCTGGCACAGGCTTTAAGGTCATTGGATCAGCCCATAAGCTTTGTCCAGGTAAGAAACTGTAAGTTAAGGCGTTATGATTAATACGCTTTAATGTTTGGTAGTTAAGGTGATAATCAGTGACCGCAGTGGCGTATTCCTTCGTTAAATTAGTACGTAATATGCCTTCATCATCGGTAGATAAAACAATGGGTACTTGGTGTTTTAAGTATAAATTAAACGGATGTTTATTCTTAGCTACTTTTAAGATTTTCTTATTACTGGTTAAGTTAATTTCTACAGGGATACGCTGTGTTGCCATTTTTTTCAGAATTGTATGATTATTATTTTCATAAGGAATATCAATACCATGGCCAATTCTTTCAGCATGGCCTAAGTTAATTGCTTCTTGAATATGGAAACGTAAATCTTCCTTATGCAAAGTAGGCACGTTTGCTGTAGTTGATAGCTCGCCTGCATGCAGAGCAATGTGGACATTAGGGTAAATTTGATGCATGTAATTAAAAATCTGCATTTGCTGATGATAATCTCTTAAAGAAATTGGCCCATCTTCTGCCTGTACTAAATTTACCGCAACAACATTAGGGACTTTTGCAGCGATATTAAAATACAGTAAAGCTTGTGCAAAGACATTTGTTAATGGTTGCTCGCGTAGCACATGTAATTCAAAATTAATTTTTAATTGACATACTTCTTGCAAAGGATTGGTGTTACAGCCTAAGTAGCGTTTTGCTTCAGGTAGTAATTTCATGACATCTTTCGTAATACTTTGCATATCAGCTTTAAAAACGTCATCAGCCAGCAATTGGTGTCTTAGGCTGTTAAAGTGACTAGGCACTATAGGCTGGTTATTAATAACCGTTTGTCTCGTGTCTCTAACTGCTAACATAATTTCCATATAGAGCTCATGTTGCGAGGCGGCGCGTTGCATCACTTCTGCAAGCAAAGGAGCGGGGTGATCTAAAACGATAAGTATAAATTTATAAAAGGAGTTAAAGAAATGATCATGCCCTGTTTCTTTCTTAAGCTTAAAATCTCTAAAAGACCATGCTTTTATAATTTGTTGATAAAGAGAGCCTTGTGGTGTTACTTGGCTTAATATAATGTTTCCGTTAGTACAAGTAGGTTTGTAAGCTGCTGTTAAAGTTTGTAATTCCAAACAATAATTATTTTTTGCTGCAATGGCAAGCATGGCTTCAGGGTAGGCACCGCCGGCAAGATGGTAGTGTAGTTCGCCACCCTTAGGCATCGCTTTTAAAAATGAATACAATCTCTTAGGGTTTGCTTTAACAGACTCAAATACTTTATCTACTGTTGCAAAGCACTGCACATGAATAATTAAAAAAAGAAAAAGGGCAATAAAACGCATTACATCTAGTTTATTAAAGGCAAATAGACCGTATAGGATAGCAAATTATGCTTAATAAATGAACCGGAGTTTACAAAACTCTAATCTCTTTGTTAAAAGAGATTTACTTAAGGCTTTGATTTTTTTAAATTCTGCGAATTAAACGAATGCTATCCCATATCAGGTGAGGCATGATACGGGATAGACATATAGCCACTATTTCCTAGCGACAGCTAAACCTTTAAGAATAGTTAATGCAGTATATAATTGATAATCTTCATGTAATAAGGCTTGATCATCTTTTATTGATTCATCAACGCCAACTGCAGGCGCAGGCATAGTTTTCTGCTCTTCGGGGGTGGTGCTTGAGCCATTATCTAAGTGGCCACTCAGATCAGCTTCAGAGAAGCCTGAAAAAATTGATTTTTTATCATTATCATCATTTTTAGCAACCTCTACCTCTTCAATGACAATATCAGGCGTAATGCCTTTAGCCTGAATAGACGTGCCTGAAGGCGTATAATAAAGTGCTGTAGTTAATTTAATAGCTCGTTTATCGTCTAAGGGTAATACAGTTTGTACTGAACCTTTACCAAAGCTTTGGGTTCCAACAATAATAGCTCGTTTATTATCTTTTAAGGCTCCGGCAACAATTTCCGCGGCTGACGCTGAGCCATTATTAATTAAAACAACCATAGGCGCATTGTCTAAAATATCACCAGGGTTAGCTAAGGCAGTAAATTTTGAGCCTGGTAGCCTTCCTTGAGTATAAACAATCATTTCTTCTTCGCCTTGCTTATCATTGTTGATAAAGTCATCAGCAATTTGAATGGCTGAGTCAAGTAATCCTCCGGGGTTATTGCGTAAATCAAGGATTAAACCTTTTAATTTACCGCCTGCTTCTTGCTTAAGCTGCGCAATTGCTTTTTCCATATCTTGACTAGTCATAGATTGGAATTGTGTCAAACGAATATACCCATATTTCCCATCGAGTAATTTACTTTTCACACTTTTTATAATAATTTTTT
Proteins encoded in this window:
- the rpmG gene encoding 50S ribosomal protein L33, with translation MAAVTIKVKMESTAGTGYFVTTTKNPRNCPDKLEFKKYDPIVRKHVIFKEKKIK
- a CDS encoding NAD-dependent epimerase, which translates into the protein MKILLTGCAGFIGMHTTLRFLLDGHEVVGIDNLNNYYDVNLKKARLAQLTSSPDFKFFEVDVADKQAIEELFAAEKPDRVVHLAAQAGVRYSLINPHAYIDSNIQGFMNILEGCRYNDVNHLAYASSSSVYGSNTCLPFDESQNIDHPISLYAATKKANELMAHTYSHLYNLPTTGLRFFTVYGPWGRPDMALFKFTQAILEGKPIDIYNHGKMIRDFTYIDDIVEGIVRVTHKPATPDDKFNSVKPDPATSNAPYRVFNIGNNNPIPLITYISALEEALGIEAQKNYLPMQPGDVPATAANTDALNQWVGFKPDTPIQMGINNFVNWYKSYYKVGNPVI
- the trmB gene encoding tRNA (guanosine(46)-N7)-methyltransferase TrmB produces the protein MQQTIKSFVIRAGRVSKRQQFALDNLLEPYLLAIDGRTWDFQAIFNRVSNTVIEIGFGMGASLIAMAKQNPQTNFIGIEVHRAGVGSLVADLHDNDINNVRVAMYDAVFVLEQQIKADSLQGVQIFFPDPWHKKRHHKRRLIQPNFVKLVAERLKPGGFLHCATDWQDYAESMQEVLSAESTLENSQPQGGFAPRPSQRPITKFELRGNRLGHGVWDLIYLKKNS
- a CDS encoding ankyrin repeat domain-containing protein, producing the protein MDIFNELAQHFEAIDDFKRFIDSQLAVDPQFLERTFWLDGQQVAILNYLIQQHEIENRNLIEFINYLFVKGIDTYLHQPIHLTLKLKKVDLLSLLLTKIPHLSQGSRASQHALNSYDETGQTMLSHAIESGDVSVFTRIFALNLNIHQASRVSVADGMQGFLQPLQQAVAVNFPEAVDKLLNAGAQVDNPCLDIKETPLLLAAHLGKIDALKVLLNHPRASAIVEQQTNNKNAEGHTAIELLCRRLQENKEPEQALKGIAMLLCHGTPAPTNELFRDLLTTHRVKLVKAVKEYTADGHASIKFLRASHDKNNALHGIVYSGKTWSQMVKKFFGVTDRLAFKCEKLFLLDVNHSQADQDEQLFASFVKRYRESIKRSTFYSPWSEMLSKITTGQVNNWTDVCQYAKDYPSTRTARIVEEMTKPEPEVYVNLSNL
- the hflK gene encoding FtsH protease activity modulator HflK, yielding MGWNEPENDKDPWTGKKQPPDLDEALKRFQSKLKKAFRGGNKAPDDPEEPNGGAVAAKGNGGLIALIVLLILFILWALSGIFIVDPAEQAAILRFGKYIKTVGPGPHWIPRLIDSKIVVNVERVSDYSYSAQMLTKDENLVAVSLVVQYRIGDLQAYLFNVTDPEESLQQATSSALRHVVGLTTLDEIITEGREAWGNNVYDSLVKILDTYKTGIVIVNVAPQPARAPENVQDAFDDAIKAQEDEKRFKQQARAYQARVVPIAQGNAKRVIEEAQAYARQVVLRAKGEVAEFLALLPFYVQSPFVTSERMYLDTMQKVLTQANKVIVEAKAGNLIYLPLDKLTTALPTNANQSIVEGSDAVAEQSLGVNNNDNTKVIRNTIRQTLRPGRSE
- the rpmB gene encoding 50S ribosomal protein L28; translation: MSRVCQVTGKRPMTGHNVSHANNKTKRRFLPNIQQRRFWVEEENRFVTLKVSMKGMRIIDKKGIKAVIDILREKGEKV
- a CDS encoding DUF2065 domain-containing protein, producing MYVLINFLSALALVFVLEGLMPFGFPKRWKHLLSKVIIQDERILRIIGLLSMLAGVILLTIVHQFAE
- the hflC gene encoding protease modulator HflC, producing the protein MNVLKTLLGILAFFILMLFLASVFTIQQGQQGILLRLGRLVNDSQTKQAKVLQPGLHVKVPFIESVRVFDTRLQTLDIKSSRIVTREKKDVIVDYYVKWRIANLAHYFISTGGNEFKAETLLEQQLNTFLRAEFGKRTISDLVSGRDDVMILLREKAEQQARGLGIDVVDVRVKGIELPPNTSNAVYQLMRADMQKIANRHRADGIAEAEAIQASADAEVTILIAQAKSQGEIIRAQGQAEAAAIYNNAFSQNQDFFAFYRSLKAYEASLTNDHTLLVLDQSSAFFDYFKHSLIKGIGVEKKTGL
- a CDS encoding nucleotide sugar dehydrogenase, whose amino-acid sequence is MLNNLIDKIKSKEAIIAIVGLGYVGLPLMLRFTEVGYRVYGIDVDDNKNELLNQGVSYIKHISDERIKRVKHLFNATSDFAKAAEADAIILCVPTPLNKYREPDLSFVLQTMDSLQPYLQKGQLLSLESTTYPGTTEEELKPRIESTGLIVGQDIFLVYSPEREDPGNPNYSTETIPKVCGGDTANCQAAGHALYSSIINHVVSVSNTKVAEMTKLLENIHRSVNIGLVNEIKILADKMNIDIHEVIEAASTKPFGFVAYNPGPGIGGHCIPIDPFYLTWKAREYGIHTRFIELAGEINSHMPHWVVNKVAHAMNQQEQPIKNSRILVLGLAYKKDVDDVRESPSIEIMELLQERGALISYSDPHVPVFPQMREHNFDLASVELTASAISSYDCIVLATAHQAFDYELIAENAKLIIDTRGAFRKFKKANIINA